A DNA window from Candidatus Deferrimicrobiaceae bacterium contains the following coding sequences:
- a CDS encoding PQQ-binding-like beta-propeller repeat protein → MMPIADRKGLTAIILFLALSLPSFAAKDAPLPPPAEIEDARQRIRFLRESLVTVDAWVEWNWGTEFDRSNPELSRAPEKGANETPEAFKERQMKVRMAMSDVKSRLRTDRKEWLAKEWDRALAAEIEEPLAVKLGPYDGDRKLFPLLLGFGWPSGLSVNLRIPERERAAFEAQFPATLPATFRVNEQGEVQLLSIERRWDTDAQEVYVAPPGPRLAWQAAHASWVTAVAVRADGSQVLSAGADGLIDCRDAESGNPLFQLVKVEMALALAYSPDGMTFATGGADSALRVRSATDGREIWKVQQKGMIMAVAYSPDGRYIATGDDAGFLRIRNAETGEERIKAEAGMPVRAVDFTKGGRGIVVGGEGEHVLLWDMGTERFAWRKKIEWPAYAVAASPSGGLVVVGGGGKELLMLREADGTELWNAKTEGEVRAVRFDPSGRLLAAGGAGYTARVFPASGGDSVWSAQIGNPIRSLGFGADGRKLFVGSADGGLRMFNIDEGDRVQAAFGTPGRIYVERKRVETLFR, encoded by the coding sequence CCGCCACCCGCCGAGATCGAGGATGCGAGGCAAAGAATCCGCTTCCTCCGGGAATCGCTCGTAACGGTCGACGCCTGGGTCGAGTGGAACTGGGGGACCGAATTCGACCGGAGCAACCCCGAGTTGTCGCGCGCTCCGGAAAAGGGGGCGAACGAGACGCCGGAGGCGTTCAAGGAACGGCAGATGAAGGTGCGGATGGCGATGTCCGACGTGAAGTCCAGGCTGCGCACGGATCGCAAGGAGTGGCTCGCGAAAGAATGGGATCGCGCCCTGGCCGCCGAGATCGAAGAGCCGCTGGCGGTGAAGCTGGGGCCGTACGACGGCGACCGGAAGCTGTTTCCGCTGCTGCTCGGCTTCGGCTGGCCGTCCGGCCTGTCGGTCAACCTGCGGATTCCCGAACGGGAGCGGGCGGCGTTCGAGGCGCAATTTCCCGCGACGCTTCCCGCCACGTTCCGGGTCAACGAGCAGGGCGAGGTTCAGCTCCTGTCGATCGAGAGACGGTGGGATACCGATGCCCAGGAGGTCTATGTCGCCCCGCCGGGGCCTCGCCTGGCCTGGCAGGCGGCGCATGCCTCCTGGGTGACGGCGGTCGCGGTCCGGGCCGACGGGTCGCAGGTGCTTTCGGCGGGTGCCGACGGCCTGATCGATTGCCGCGATGCCGAAAGCGGGAACCCGCTGTTCCAACTCGTGAAGGTGGAGATGGCGCTGGCGCTCGCCTATAGCCCCGACGGCATGACGTTCGCAACCGGCGGCGCCGACTCGGCGCTGCGCGTCCGAAGCGCGACGGACGGCCGCGAGATCTGGAAGGTGCAGCAGAAAGGGATGATCATGGCGGTGGCGTACAGCCCGGATGGCCGCTACATCGCCACGGGAGACGACGCCGGCTTCCTGCGCATCCGGAACGCCGAAACGGGGGAGGAGCGAATCAAGGCCGAAGCGGGCATGCCCGTCCGCGCGGTCGATTTCACGAAGGGGGGCCGGGGGATCGTCGTCGGGGGCGAGGGGGAGCACGTCCTGCTGTGGGACATGGGAACCGAGCGTTTCGCCTGGCGAAAGAAGATCGAGTGGCCTGCCTACGCGGTCGCGGCGAGTCCTTCGGGAGGCCTCGTCGTCGTGGGGGGCGGCGGGAAAGAGCTCCTGATGCTGCGCGAAGCCGACGGGACCGAACTCTGGAACGCAAAGACCGAGGGCGAGGTGCGAGCGGTCCGCTTCGACCCCTCCGGACGGCTGTTGGCCGCGGGAGGCGCAGGCTACACGGCCCGGGTGTTTCCCGCCTCGGGAGGCGATTCCGTCTGGTCGGCGCAGATCGGCAATCCGATCCGGTCGCTGGGGTTCGGCGCCGACGGCCGGAAACTCTTCGTCGGCTCGGCCGATGGCGGCCTCCGGATGTTCAACATCGACGAGGGCGACCGCGTCCAGGCGGCGTTCGGGACGCCGGGCCGGATCTATGTCGAGCGGAAGCGGGTCGAAACGCTTTTCCGCTGA